In Camelina sativa cultivar DH55 chromosome 16, Cs, whole genome shotgun sequence, a single window of DNA contains:
- the LOC104751575 gene encoding vacuolar iron transporter homolog 2, whose product MDQLGHNTNMDIEKESTTFDYSKRSQWLRAAVLGANDGLVSTASLMMGVGAVKHDVKAMILSGFAGMVAGACSMAIGEFVSVYSQYDIELAQMERDNGEIEKEKLPSPIQAAAASALAFSAGAIVPLLAAAFVKEYKMRIVAVVVAVTVALMVFGWLGAALGKAPAVRSSARVLFGGWLAMAVTFGLTKLIGLHGL is encoded by the coding sequence ATGGATCAATTAGGTCATAACACGAACATGGACATAGAGAAGGAATCAACAACCTTCGACTACTCAAAACGTTCTCAATGGCTACGCGCCGCCGTGCTCGGAGCTAACGACGGTCTTGTCTCCACCGCGTCGTTGATGATGGGAGTCGGCGCCGTGAAGCATGACGTCAAGGCCATGATTCTATCCGGATTCGCCGGAATGGTCGCCGGAGCTTGTAGTATGGCTATCGGAGAGTTTGTCTCCGTTTACTCTCAGTACGACATAGAGTTGGCTCAGATGGAGAGAGACAAtggagagatagagaaagagaagcttcCTAGTCCGATACAAGCGGCGGCTGCGTCCGCACTTGCGTTTTCCGCGGGTGCGATTGTGCCGCTTTTGGCGGCTGCGTTTGTGAAGGAGTATAAAATGAGGATCGTTGCGGTTGTGGTGGCGGTTACGGTGGCGCTTATGGTTTTTGGGTGGTTAGGAGCAGCACTTGGGAAGGCACCAGCGGTTAGGTCATcggctagggttttgtttgGAGGTTGGTTAGCTATGGCGGTTACGTTCGGGTTGACTAAGCTTATTGGGTTGCATGGACTctaa